One stretch of Orcinus orca chromosome 15, mOrcOrc1.1, whole genome shotgun sequence DNA includes these proteins:
- the LOC101289824 gene encoding histone H3.3A-like, whose amino-acid sequence KKLARTKQTARKSTGGKAPRKQLATKAARKSAPSTGGVKKPHRYRPGTLALREIRCYQKSTELLIRKLPFQRLVREIAQDFKTNLRFLSVAIGALQEASEAYLVGLFEDTNLCAIHAKRVTIMPKDIQLARRIWGERA is encoded by the coding sequence AAGAAATTGGCCCGAACCAAGCAGACTGCTCGTAAGTCCACGGGTGGCAAAGCGCCCCGCAAACAGCTGGCCACTAAAGCGGCCAGGAAAAGCGCCCCCTCTACCGGCGGGGTGAAAAAACCTCATCGCTACAGGCCCGGGACTCTTGCGCTTCGAGAAATCCGTTGTTACCAGAAATCCACCGAGCTTCTGATCCGGAAGCTGCCTTTCCAGAGGTTGGTGAGGGAGATCGCCCAGGATTTCAAAACCAACTTGAGGTTCCTGAGTGTCGCCATTGGTGCGCTTCAGGAGGCTAGTGAAGCGTACCTGGTGGGTTTATTTGAAGATACTAATTTGTGTGCCATCCACGCTAAGAGAGTCACCATCATGCCCAAAGACATCCAGTTGGCTCGCCGGATATGGGGAGAGAGAGCTTAA
- the MMP11 gene encoding stromelysin-3 isoform X1: MAWAARLRGAALRALLLPLLLLLLPPPPLLARAPRSPDAHRRHPVRRGPQPWREAPPSSPASAPTAQEAPQPAAGPRPPRCGVPDPLDGPSAHNRQKRFVLSGGRWEKTDLTYRILRFPWQLVREQVRQTVAEALQVWSDVTPLTFTEVHEGHADIMIDFTRYWHGDNLPFDGPGGILAHAFFPKTHREGDVHFDYDETWTIGDNQGTDLLQVAAHEFGHVLGLQHTTAAKALMSPFYTFRYPLSLSPDDRRGIQHLYGRPRLAPTSRPPDLGPGAGVDTNEIAPLEPDAPPDACQVSFDAVATIRGELFFFKAGFVWRLRGGQLQPGYPALASRHWQGLPTSVDAAFEDAQGHIWFFQGAQYWVYDGEKPVLGPAPLSELGLLGSLVHAALVWGPEKNKIYFFRGGDYWRFHPSTRRVDSPVPRRATDWRGVPSEIDAAFQDADGYAYFLRGRLYWKFDPVKVKALEGFPRLVGPDFFGCTEPANTFR; encoded by the exons ATGGCTTGGGCCGCCCGGCTCCGCGGCGCGGCCCTGCGCGCCCTCCTGctcccgctgctgctgctgctgctcccgccgccgccgctgctggcCCGGGCCCCGCGGTCGCCG GATGCCCACCGCCGCCACCCAGTGAGAAGGGGTCCACAGCCCTGGCGTGAAGCTCCTCCCAGCAGCCCGGCATCTGCCCCGACTGCTCAGGAGGCCCCTCAGCCTGCCGCCGGCCCCAGACCTCCCCGCTGCGGCGTGCCTGACCCGCTGGATGGGCCGAGTGCCCACAACCGACAAAAGCGGTTCGTGCTGTCGGGCGGGCGCTGGGAAAAGACGGACCTCACCTACAG GATCCTCCGGTTCCCATGGCAGCTGGTGCGGGAACAGGTGCGGCAAACGGTGGCAGAGGCCCTACAGGTATGGAGTGATGTGACGCCACTCACCTTTACCGAGGTGCACGAGGGCCACGCTGACATCATGATCGACTTCACCAG GTACTGGCATGGGGACAACCTCCCATTTGATGGACCTGGGGGCATCCTGGCCCACGCCTTCTTCCCCAAGACCCACCGAGAAGGGGATGTCCACTTCGACTATGACGAGACCTGGACAATCGGGGACAACCAGG GCACAGACCTCCTGCAGGTGGCAGCCCACGAATTTGGCCATGTGCTCGGGCTGCAGCACACGACAGCTGCTAAGGCCCTCATGTCCCCTTTCTACACCTTCCGATACCCGCTGAGCCTCAGCCCGGATGACCGCAGGGGCATCCAGCACCTCTACGGCCGGCCTCGACTAGCCCCCACCTCTAGGCCCCCAGACCTGGGCCCCGGGGCCGGGGTGGACACCAACGAGATTGCACCACTGGAG CCAGATGCCCCACCAGATGCCTGCCAGGTCTCCTTTGATGCGGTCGCCACCATCCGCGGCGAACTCTTCTTCTTCAAGGCAGGCTTTGTATGGCGGCTGCGCGGGGGCCAGCTGCAGCCCGGCTACCCTGCGCTGGCCTCGCGCCACTGGCAGGGGCTGCCCACCTCCGTGGATGCAGCCTTCGAGGATGCCCAGGGCCACATCTGGTTCTTCCAAG GAGCTCAATACTGGGTATACGATGGTGAGAAGCCAGTCCTGGGCCCCGCGCCCCTCTCTGAGCTGGGCCTACTGGGGTCCCTGGTCCACGCCGCCCTGGTCTGGGGCCCCGAGAAGAACAAGATCTACTTCTTCCGAGGCGGAGACTACTGGCGCTTCCACCCCAGCACCCGTCGTGTGGACAGCCCTGTGCCCCGCCGGGCCACCGACTGGCGAGGGGTGCCCTCTGAGATCGACGCTGCCTTCCAGGATGCTGACG GCTATGCCTACTTCCTGCGCGGCCGCCTCTACTGGAAGTTTGACCCTGTGAAGGTGAAGGCCCTGGAGGGCTTCCCCCGCCTCGTGGGCCCCGACTTCTTTGGGTGTACCGAGCCTGCCAATACTTTCCGCTAA
- the MMP11 gene encoding stromelysin-3 isoform X2, giving the protein MAWAARLRGAALRALLLPLLLLLLPPPPLLARAPRSPDAHRRHPVRRGPQPWREAPPSSPASAPTAQEAPQPAAGPRPPRCGVPDPLDGPSAHNRQKRFVLSGGRWEKTDLTYRILRFPWQLVREQVRQTVAEALQVWSDVTPLTFTEVHEGHADIMIDFTRYWHGDNLPFDGPGGILAHAFFPKTHREGDVHFDYDETWTIGDNQGTDLLQVAAHEFGHVLGLQHTTAAKALMSPFYTFRYPLSLSPDDRRGIQHLYGRPRLAPTSRPPDLGPGAGVDTNEIAPLEPDAPPDACQVSFDAVATIRGELFFFKAGFVWRLRGGQLQPGYPALASRHWQGLPTSVDAAFEDAQGHIWFFQGAQYWVYDGEKPVLGPAPLSELGLLGSLVHAALVWGPEKNKIYFFRGGDYWRFHPSTRRVDSPVPRRATDWRGVPSEIDAAFQDADASVMNPVSRRANRDSGGEVPNRVHQGGQNQDLHPGSPCF; this is encoded by the exons ATGGCTTGGGCCGCCCGGCTCCGCGGCGCGGCCCTGCGCGCCCTCCTGctcccgctgctgctgctgctgctcccgccgccgccgctgctggcCCGGGCCCCGCGGTCGCCG GATGCCCACCGCCGCCACCCAGTGAGAAGGGGTCCACAGCCCTGGCGTGAAGCTCCTCCCAGCAGCCCGGCATCTGCCCCGACTGCTCAGGAGGCCCCTCAGCCTGCCGCCGGCCCCAGACCTCCCCGCTGCGGCGTGCCTGACCCGCTGGATGGGCCGAGTGCCCACAACCGACAAAAGCGGTTCGTGCTGTCGGGCGGGCGCTGGGAAAAGACGGACCTCACCTACAG GATCCTCCGGTTCCCATGGCAGCTGGTGCGGGAACAGGTGCGGCAAACGGTGGCAGAGGCCCTACAGGTATGGAGTGATGTGACGCCACTCACCTTTACCGAGGTGCACGAGGGCCACGCTGACATCATGATCGACTTCACCAG GTACTGGCATGGGGACAACCTCCCATTTGATGGACCTGGGGGCATCCTGGCCCACGCCTTCTTCCCCAAGACCCACCGAGAAGGGGATGTCCACTTCGACTATGACGAGACCTGGACAATCGGGGACAACCAGG GCACAGACCTCCTGCAGGTGGCAGCCCACGAATTTGGCCATGTGCTCGGGCTGCAGCACACGACAGCTGCTAAGGCCCTCATGTCCCCTTTCTACACCTTCCGATACCCGCTGAGCCTCAGCCCGGATGACCGCAGGGGCATCCAGCACCTCTACGGCCGGCCTCGACTAGCCCCCACCTCTAGGCCCCCAGACCTGGGCCCCGGGGCCGGGGTGGACACCAACGAGATTGCACCACTGGAG CCAGATGCCCCACCAGATGCCTGCCAGGTCTCCTTTGATGCGGTCGCCACCATCCGCGGCGAACTCTTCTTCTTCAAGGCAGGCTTTGTATGGCGGCTGCGCGGGGGCCAGCTGCAGCCCGGCTACCCTGCGCTGGCCTCGCGCCACTGGCAGGGGCTGCCCACCTCCGTGGATGCAGCCTTCGAGGATGCCCAGGGCCACATCTGGTTCTTCCAAG GAGCTCAATACTGGGTATACGATGGTGAGAAGCCAGTCCTGGGCCCCGCGCCCCTCTCTGAGCTGGGCCTACTGGGGTCCCTGGTCCACGCCGCCCTGGTCTGGGGCCCCGAGAAGAACAAGATCTACTTCTTCCGAGGCGGAGACTACTGGCGCTTCCACCCCAGCACCCGTCGTGTGGACAGCCCTGTGCCCCGCCGGGCCACCGACTGGCGAGGGGTGCCCTCTGAGATCGACGCTGCCTTCCAGGATGCTGACG CATCTGTTATGAACCCAGTTTCCAGAAGAGCAAACAGAGATTCAGGTGGTGAGGTACCTAACCGGGTCCACCAAGGTGGACAGAACCAGGACCTCCACCCAGGCAGTCCCTGCTTCTAG
- the MMP11 gene encoding stromelysin-3 isoform X4: MAWAARLRGAALRALLLPLLLLLLPPPPLLARAPRSPDAHRRHPVRRGPQPWREAPPSSPASAPTAQEAPQPAAGPRPPRCGVPDPLDGPSAHNRQKRFVLSGGRWEKTDLTYRILRFPWQLVREQVRQTVAEALQVWSDVTPLTFTEVHEGHADIMIDFTRYWHGDNLPFDGPGGILAHAFFPKTHREGDVHFDYDETWTIGDNQGTDLLQVAAHEFGHVLGLQHTTAAKALMSPFYTFRYPLSLSPDDRRGIQHLYGRPRLAPTSRPPDLGPGAGVDTNEIAPLEMPHQMPARSPLMRSPPSAANSSSSRQALYGGCAGASCSPATLRWPRATGRGCPPPWMQPSRMPRATSGSSKELNTGYTMVRSQSWAPRPSLSWAYWGPWSTPPWSGAPRRTRSTSSEAETTGASTPAPVVWTALCPAGPPTGEGCPLRSTLPSRMLTHLL; this comes from the exons ATGGCTTGGGCCGCCCGGCTCCGCGGCGCGGCCCTGCGCGCCCTCCTGctcccgctgctgctgctgctgctcccgccgccgccgctgctggcCCGGGCCCCGCGGTCGCCG GATGCCCACCGCCGCCACCCAGTGAGAAGGGGTCCACAGCCCTGGCGTGAAGCTCCTCCCAGCAGCCCGGCATCTGCCCCGACTGCTCAGGAGGCCCCTCAGCCTGCCGCCGGCCCCAGACCTCCCCGCTGCGGCGTGCCTGACCCGCTGGATGGGCCGAGTGCCCACAACCGACAAAAGCGGTTCGTGCTGTCGGGCGGGCGCTGGGAAAAGACGGACCTCACCTACAG GATCCTCCGGTTCCCATGGCAGCTGGTGCGGGAACAGGTGCGGCAAACGGTGGCAGAGGCCCTACAGGTATGGAGTGATGTGACGCCACTCACCTTTACCGAGGTGCACGAGGGCCACGCTGACATCATGATCGACTTCACCAG GTACTGGCATGGGGACAACCTCCCATTTGATGGACCTGGGGGCATCCTGGCCCACGCCTTCTTCCCCAAGACCCACCGAGAAGGGGATGTCCACTTCGACTATGACGAGACCTGGACAATCGGGGACAACCAGG GCACAGACCTCCTGCAGGTGGCAGCCCACGAATTTGGCCATGTGCTCGGGCTGCAGCACACGACAGCTGCTAAGGCCCTCATGTCCCCTTTCTACACCTTCCGATACCCGCTGAGCCTCAGCCCGGATGACCGCAGGGGCATCCAGCACCTCTACGGCCGGCCTCGACTAGCCCCCACCTCTAGGCCCCCAGACCTGGGCCCCGGGGCCGGGGTGGACACCAACGAGATTGCACCACTGGAG ATGCCCCACCAGATGCCTGCCAGGTCTCCTTTGATGCGGTCGCCACCATCCGCGGCGAACTCTTCTTCTTCAAGGCAGGCTTTGTATGGCGGCTGCGCGGGGGCCAGCTGCAGCCCGGCTACCCTGCGCTGGCCTCGCGCCACTGGCAGGGGCTGCCCACCTCCGTGGATGCAGCCTTCGAGGATGCCCAGGGCCACATCTGGTTCTTCCAAG GAGCTCAATACTGGGTATACGATGGTGAGAAGCCAGTCCTGGGCCCCGCGCCCCTCTCTGAGCTGGGCCTACTGGGGTCCCTGGTCCACGCCGCCCTGGTCTGGGGCCCCGAGAAGAACAAGATCTACTTCTTCCGAGGCGGAGACTACTGGCGCTTCCACCCCAGCACCCGTCGTGTGGACAGCCCTGTGCCCCGCCGGGCCACCGACTGGCGAGGGGTGCCCTCTGAGATCGACGCTGCCTTCCAGGATGCTGACG CATCTGTTATGA
- the MMP11 gene encoding stromelysin-3 isoform X3: protein MAWAARLRGAALRALLLPLLLLLLPPPPLLARAPRSPDAHRRHPVRRGPQPWREAPPSSPASAPTAQEAPQPAAGPRPPRCGVPDPLDGPSAHNRQKRFVLSGGRWEKTDLTYRILRFPWQLVREQVRQTVAEALQVWSDVTPLTFTEVHEGHADIMIDFTRYWHGDNLPFDGPGGILAHAFFPKTHREGDVHFDYDETWTIGDNQGTDLLQVAAHEFGHVLGLQHTTAAKALMSPFYTFRYPLSLSPDDRRGIQHLYGRPRLAPTSRPPDLGPGAGVDTNEIAPLEMPHQMPARSPLMRSPPSAANSSSSRQALYGGCAGASCSPATLRWPRATGRGCPPPWMQPSRMPRATSGSSKELNTGYTMVRSQSWAPRPSLSWAYWGPWSTPPWSGAPRRTRSTSSEAETTGASTPAPVVWTALCPAGPPTGEGCPLRSTLPSRMLTAMPTSCAAASTGSLTL, encoded by the exons ATGGCTTGGGCCGCCCGGCTCCGCGGCGCGGCCCTGCGCGCCCTCCTGctcccgctgctgctgctgctgctcccgccgccgccgctgctggcCCGGGCCCCGCGGTCGCCG GATGCCCACCGCCGCCACCCAGTGAGAAGGGGTCCACAGCCCTGGCGTGAAGCTCCTCCCAGCAGCCCGGCATCTGCCCCGACTGCTCAGGAGGCCCCTCAGCCTGCCGCCGGCCCCAGACCTCCCCGCTGCGGCGTGCCTGACCCGCTGGATGGGCCGAGTGCCCACAACCGACAAAAGCGGTTCGTGCTGTCGGGCGGGCGCTGGGAAAAGACGGACCTCACCTACAG GATCCTCCGGTTCCCATGGCAGCTGGTGCGGGAACAGGTGCGGCAAACGGTGGCAGAGGCCCTACAGGTATGGAGTGATGTGACGCCACTCACCTTTACCGAGGTGCACGAGGGCCACGCTGACATCATGATCGACTTCACCAG GTACTGGCATGGGGACAACCTCCCATTTGATGGACCTGGGGGCATCCTGGCCCACGCCTTCTTCCCCAAGACCCACCGAGAAGGGGATGTCCACTTCGACTATGACGAGACCTGGACAATCGGGGACAACCAGG GCACAGACCTCCTGCAGGTGGCAGCCCACGAATTTGGCCATGTGCTCGGGCTGCAGCACACGACAGCTGCTAAGGCCCTCATGTCCCCTTTCTACACCTTCCGATACCCGCTGAGCCTCAGCCCGGATGACCGCAGGGGCATCCAGCACCTCTACGGCCGGCCTCGACTAGCCCCCACCTCTAGGCCCCCAGACCTGGGCCCCGGGGCCGGGGTGGACACCAACGAGATTGCACCACTGGAG ATGCCCCACCAGATGCCTGCCAGGTCTCCTTTGATGCGGTCGCCACCATCCGCGGCGAACTCTTCTTCTTCAAGGCAGGCTTTGTATGGCGGCTGCGCGGGGGCCAGCTGCAGCCCGGCTACCCTGCGCTGGCCTCGCGCCACTGGCAGGGGCTGCCCACCTCCGTGGATGCAGCCTTCGAGGATGCCCAGGGCCACATCTGGTTCTTCCAAG GAGCTCAATACTGGGTATACGATGGTGAGAAGCCAGTCCTGGGCCCCGCGCCCCTCTCTGAGCTGGGCCTACTGGGGTCCCTGGTCCACGCCGCCCTGGTCTGGGGCCCCGAGAAGAACAAGATCTACTTCTTCCGAGGCGGAGACTACTGGCGCTTCCACCCCAGCACCCGTCGTGTGGACAGCCCTGTGCCCCGCCGGGCCACCGACTGGCGAGGGGTGCCCTCTGAGATCGACGCTGCCTTCCAGGATGCTGACG GCTATGCCTACTTCCTGCGCGGCCGCCTCTACTGGAAGTTTGACCCTGTGA
- the MMP11 gene encoding stromelysin-3 isoform X5: MGRVPTTDKSGSCCRAGAGKRRTSPTGPCSSPRILRFPWQLVREQVRQTVAEALQVWSDVTPLTFTEVHEGHADIMIDFTRYWHGDNLPFDGPGGILAHAFFPKTHREGDVHFDYDETWTIGDNQGTDLLQVAAHEFGHVLGLQHTTAAKALMSPFYTFRYPLSLSPDDRRGIQHLYGRPRLAPTSRPPDLGPGAGVDTNEIAPLEPDAPPDACQVSFDAVATIRGELFFFKAGFVWRLRGGQLQPGYPALASRHWQGLPTSVDAAFEDAQGHIWFFQGAQYWVYDGEKPVLGPAPLSELGLLGSLVHAALVWGPEKNKIYFFRGGDYWRFHPSTRRVDSPVPRRATDWRGVPSEIDAAFQDADGYAYFLRGRLYWKFDPVKVKALEGFPRLVGPDFFGCTEPANTFR; this comes from the exons ATGGGCCGAGTGCCCACAACCGACAAAAGCGGTTCGTGCTGTCGGGCGGGCGCTGGGAAAAGACGGACCTCACCTACAG GCCCCTGCTCCTCCCCCAGGATCCTCCGGTTCCCATGGCAGCTGGTGCGGGAACAGGTGCGGCAAACGGTGGCAGAGGCCCTACAGGTATGGAGTGATGTGACGCCACTCACCTTTACCGAGGTGCACGAGGGCCACGCTGACATCATGATCGACTTCACCAG GTACTGGCATGGGGACAACCTCCCATTTGATGGACCTGGGGGCATCCTGGCCCACGCCTTCTTCCCCAAGACCCACCGAGAAGGGGATGTCCACTTCGACTATGACGAGACCTGGACAATCGGGGACAACCAGG GCACAGACCTCCTGCAGGTGGCAGCCCACGAATTTGGCCATGTGCTCGGGCTGCAGCACACGACAGCTGCTAAGGCCCTCATGTCCCCTTTCTACACCTTCCGATACCCGCTGAGCCTCAGCCCGGATGACCGCAGGGGCATCCAGCACCTCTACGGCCGGCCTCGACTAGCCCCCACCTCTAGGCCCCCAGACCTGGGCCCCGGGGCCGGGGTGGACACCAACGAGATTGCACCACTGGAG CCAGATGCCCCACCAGATGCCTGCCAGGTCTCCTTTGATGCGGTCGCCACCATCCGCGGCGAACTCTTCTTCTTCAAGGCAGGCTTTGTATGGCGGCTGCGCGGGGGCCAGCTGCAGCCCGGCTACCCTGCGCTGGCCTCGCGCCACTGGCAGGGGCTGCCCACCTCCGTGGATGCAGCCTTCGAGGATGCCCAGGGCCACATCTGGTTCTTCCAAG GAGCTCAATACTGGGTATACGATGGTGAGAAGCCAGTCCTGGGCCCCGCGCCCCTCTCTGAGCTGGGCCTACTGGGGTCCCTGGTCCACGCCGCCCTGGTCTGGGGCCCCGAGAAGAACAAGATCTACTTCTTCCGAGGCGGAGACTACTGGCGCTTCCACCCCAGCACCCGTCGTGTGGACAGCCCTGTGCCCCGCCGGGCCACCGACTGGCGAGGGGTGCCCTCTGAGATCGACGCTGCCTTCCAGGATGCTGACG GCTATGCCTACTTCCTGCGCGGCCGCCTCTACTGGAAGTTTGACCCTGTGAAGGTGAAGGCCCTGGAGGGCTTCCCCCGCCTCGTGGGCCCCGACTTCTTTGGGTGTACCGAGCCTGCCAATACTTTCCGCTAA
- the SMARCB1 gene encoding SWI/SNF-related matrix-associated actin-dependent regulator of chromatin subfamily B member 1 isoform X3, with translation MMMMALSKTFGQKPVKFQLEDDGEFYMIGSEVGNYLRMFRGSLYKRYPSLWRRLATVEERKKIVASSHGKKTKPNTKDHGYTTLATSVTLLKASEVEEILDGNDEKYKAVSISTEPPTYLREQKAKRNSQWVPTLPNSSHHLDAVPCSTTINRNRMGRDKKRTFPLCFDDHDPAVIHENASQPEVLVPIRLDMEIDGQKLRDAFTWNMNEKLMTPEMFSEILCDDLDLNPLTFVPAIASAIRQQIESYPTDSILEDQSDQRVIIKFVGLPLLWPLPLRSTGSRRTSSAAMAHGPSHSMAHGILPDQGTNPCPLHRQVDSQPLHHQGSPLLLGF, from the exons ATGATGATGATGGCGCTGAGCAAGACCTTCGGGCAGAAGCCTGTCAAGTTCCAGCTGGAAGACGACGGCGAGTTCTACATGATCGGCTCTGAG GTGGGAAACTACCTCCGTATGTTCCGAGGTTCTCTGTACAAGAGATACCCCTCGCTCTGGAGGCGACTAGCCACtgtggaagagaggaagaaaatagtTGCATCGTCAcatggtaaaaaaacaaaacctaacacTAAGG ATCATGGATACACGACCCTGGCCACCAGCGTAACTCTGTTAAAAGCCTCCGAGGTGGAAGAGATTCTGGATGGCAACGATGAGAAGTACAAGGCTGTATCCATCAGCACGGAACCCCCCACCTACCTCAG GGAACAGAAGGCTAAGAGGAACAGCCAGTGGGTGCCCACCCTGCCCAACAGCTCCCACCACCTGGACGCCGTGCCCTGCTCCACCACCATCAACAGGAACCGCATGGGCCGGGACAAGAAGAGGACGTTCCCGCTGTG CTTTGACGACCACGACCCAGCTGTGATCCATGAGAACGCGTCCCAGCCCGAGGTGCTGGTTCCCATCCGACTGGACATGGAGATAGACGGGCAGAAGCTGCGGGACGCCTTTACCTGGAACATGAACG AGAAGCTGATGACCCCTGAGATGTTTTCAGAAATTCTCTGTGAtgacctggatttgaacccactgACGTTCGTACCAGCCATCGCCTCCGCCATCAGACAGCAGATCGAGTCCTACCCCACAGACAGCATCCTGGAGGACCAGTCAGACCAGCGTGTCATTATCAAG ttcgTGGGCCTcccactattgtggcctctcccgttgcggagcacaggctccagacgcacaagctcagcggccatggctcacggtcctagccactccatggcacacgggatcctcccggaccagggcacaaacccgtgtcccctgcatcggcaggtggactctcaaccactgcaccaccagggaagccctctattgttgggattttga